From a region of the Triticum aestivum cultivar Chinese Spring chromosome 7D, IWGSC CS RefSeq v2.1, whole genome shotgun sequence genome:
- the LOC123167648 gene encoding uncharacterized protein yields MPIALESGALFGRGVPAACAGSSSAGRGSSSQAEAVHLEESEESEGEVQSSLRGPFDTMDALQEALPRRRETSKIDNTKSSSLASAGDVVLLPQSSKGLANPENPSPKKRKGPLPFGIDQNESQSKELSFVGDMNNSPTNCRMPSSPAATSSSPCKSRSEDEHECCNDMPCHNLQREFSDMIVFSSPPLGLQTQLIAVSTVGQQDVGASTDVVSPREKRRKN; encoded by the exons ATGCCGATCGCGCTGGAGAGCGGCGCCCTGTTCGGCCGCGGGGTGCCGGCGGCGTGCGCCGGCTCCTCTTCGGCTGGGCGGGGCAGCAGCAGCCAGGCGGAGGCGGTGCACCTCGAGGAGTCGGAGGAGAGCGAGGGGGAGGTGCAGAGCTCGCTCAGAGGCCCCTTCGACACCATGGACGCGCTCCAGGAAGCCCTGCCCCGCAG GAGAGAGACGTCCAAAATCGACAATACCAAGTCCAGTTCTTTGGCAAGTGCTGGGGATGTTGTTCTCTTACCTCAATCTTCAAAAGGCCTTGCTAATCCTGAAAACCCATCTCCTAAGAAGCGCAAGGGTCCTCTTCCATTCGGCATCGACCAGAATGAGTCGCAGAGCAAAGAGCTGAGCTTTGTTGGGGATATGAACAACAGCCCAACGAACTGCAGGATGCCATCGTCTCCAGCTGCTACAAGCAGTTCTCCATGCAAGAGCAGGAGCGAAGATGAGCATGAGTGCTGTAACGACATGCCTTGCCATAACCTGCAGAGAGAATTCAGTGACATGATTGTCTTTTCTTCTCCACCTCTTGGCCTTCAAACTCAACTCATCGCAGTTTCAACGGTTGGTCAGCAAGACGTGGGGGCGTCGACTGATGTGGTTTCTCCCAGGGAAAAGCGCAGGAAGAATTAG